Genomic segment of Phormidium ambiguum IAM M-71:
TAAACTGTTGACCAGGTTGGGTTTGAGTGCGAATTCTCAGCAAAATACCATGCTGGTCAAACTTTTCCATCCCCAAAATATCAGGTTCACCGAGCAGTTGCACGCCCCAAACGGGATCGGTTTGCATTGTCTTAAAGACTTCCTTCATCAGAGTCATAGCTTTTTTAATATCGCTATCGTAATCAACCAAAACAGTAAAATCCATCCGTGACCAGTCTTTTGAACTGTTAATAATCTGATTGATTTCACCATTGCGAATAGTGATCAGTTCTCCGGGAGAACTGCGAATTTGGGTTAAGAACAAACCCATGTCTTCTACGATTCCAGTGGCATCTTTGATAGTTATACTATCTCCTACTGTGAAGGCATCTTTTGCCAGCAACATCCAACCAGTCAAGGCATCTTTGATCGATGATTGTAAAGCCAGAGAAGCAGCAAGTCCCAGAACCCCAATTTCTGTAAATAGGGTCAATCCGGTTGAGAGCGAGAACAAAGTGTAGGCGAGAATTAGACCAACACCAACCAGAAGCATGGTAGTTATGCTCTTCCAGGCGGGAGAAAGGGTGAGTAATCGTCTGCGGCGACGTTCAATTTGAGCGATCGGCAACCGCTCTTCTGTTCCCACCCATTTGGTCAATAACCAATCAATTAGCAAATGGCTCCAGTTAATCACAATAGCGATCGTCAGTCCAATCAGTAACAATCCGATCGGTTGTCTAAATAGTAGAACTCCCAGCAATCGCGTTTGAGGAAAACGTTGCAAAATCCAGGCTAGACCAATTACCCCCACCCCCAGCAGCAACAGTTGTAAAATCCGTTTCTGCCAGGTCTTGCGATCGATCCGACGTTTGAGAGCTAAAAGGTGTTGCTGCTGTTCAGAGGCATCCGGGGACAGTTCTCCATTCATCCCAACCGCTGTCTGTTGTTCGATCAGCAACTCTTGATAATTATTAAACTCCTGACGTAATCGCCGCCGAACCTTGCCAATCCGTTGTTGCCACCAAAACAAGAGCGCGATCGACAAGATAGCGATCGCACCGACTATTCCAGCCGATTGAATTTGTGTTCTCCAAACATCGGGTTTTCGTTCCTCTATCGCCTGTAACAGTGCTTGTCGAATTTGTTCGGCATACTCCTGGGCTACTTCCGATTCCGTTAACCCATAAATTTCCGCATCTAGGGCTGTGACGGTGATAATCGGTTTGGTCGTTTCCCCGTTCAATGCCACTTGGACTGCCATTTGTTTATTTAACTGCGTGGTAAAGACTTGCAGTGACCGTGAATCGACACGATTTTCGATCAGGTATTGCACTTGGGAGTTCAAACGATTTTCAATCCGATTGCGTCGAATTTCGAGAGTACCTAATCCCCATCGATCGTTTTTCTCGTTTTTGCGCTCTGCGGCGATCGAAAACAGATTGCGACCATCTAGCCGCACAGGGGCATAGGCAACATCTCCTATCAGCCCAAAGGGTTTCCATTGCAGTGCGCCTTCCAATTCTTCTGTGTGAGCGATTGTCATTGAACTAAACAGTAACCACACACAAGTCATTAAGCCGATCGCCAAGTACTTAAATTTGGATTTTTGCAAGTAAATAGGCTCACTCCTACCCCAAAGCACATCTAAATTTTTGAGCAAGCATAACCCAAGTTCTTGTCATTTTACGCCAAAGGTAAAAAAATCTTGCTAAGTATCTTAAAATCCTCAAAGAACAAATTTTTTGACAATAACAACCGGAGTTAGATCGACTACCGGGCGCTTATTTCAACAATTTAAGGACTATTATGAAAAAAACTCATTTTTTAGTTTGCGGAATTGTTGCCACAGGAGCATCTGCTGCTCTTTTAACTGCTGTTTCCCATGCTCAAACTCCTCCTCCTCTCCCACCATTACAAAGAAATTGCGTTTTTCTCAAGGAGGTTTCTACAGGGCAGATCCAGATTAGAAAAGTGGTACGGGTAGGCAATGAAAATACCGATTTTGCTGTTCCTACGGGAATACGATTTACATCCTACGTTGCTCAATTCTTGCCGGAAAATAATGCTAACTACCAAGCTAATTTGTTTTTCAAATACAATGACGGCAGCAATGCAAGAGTATTTAGTAAAACGATTGCAGGTAAACGATTCCAGCGTGAAGTAGGAGCTTTTCGTTCTCCCACTGGAAGGCAACCTTTTCAGATCAACTTTAATGTTTCTAGTAATCGCAACAATGCCTATCAGGTTGCAGTGATGGCTTGTCGATAGTTAATAATTAAAGATACAGGATAATTGAAATTTCTCTCAATTATCCTCACAACAGACCTAAAGTTGTTCAGCCCTATTTTCGCTGAACAGTAAACGGTAGCCAATTTAATTTTTTATTTGAACAACAGAGAGGTGATTCTCCAAAGCAGAATCACCCCTCTTGCGATTACTGTCGTGCCATAACGATCCGCATTTCAGCTTCCGTGTCCTTGAGGGCATCTATAGCAAACATTTAGGTATTCCATATTAGTCGATCGGGATCAGCGCCTCTGCCCACCAATCGGGAGGTGGAACCTGGAAGGGCGTGAAGGTGGTGCGTTGTTCCCCTGCGATCGGCGGCAGTTGGCTTTCCACCTTCGCCTGACGGGAGACGATCGCATCCTTCGTAATGTTGATGACGGTTAAATCCTGAGTCTGGAGCACTGCCCCTTGGTATACCCCGCCCAATTCTGCAAAGAGCATCGCCACCACCTCCGGCGACAGCAGCGTGTGCCAGAGACAGGCTAGACGTGGTTGCACCAGACTGAACACCTTGCCAGCCGCCTTGGGCGAAGTGTGCGCGGCTTCGAGGGCGATCGTTGCCCGCTCGATGGAAAGCCCTGATGCCGCCGCCAACGCCGCTGCGGGCGGGAAGCATTCGTGAACCAGCACATCCACCCCCTTGCAGGCGTTCACTAGAGGCCAGCCCGGTAGGGAATCCCCGGAGAAGGCGAAGGACAGGCCAGCGAAATCGAGCCGATAGCCGACTGCACCGCTGATGCAATGGACAACGGGGAACGACGTTACCGTAACGCCGTTCTGCTTGTAGATTACCTGGGTCTGGCTGAAGTCAAACTCGCTGGCTACAATCTTCATGCTTTCTGGGTTGATAGGCCCTTGTCCGGCTTCGGTATCCCAGGACAGCGCCGACTCGATCGCCTCACAGAAATGCTTCGTGCCAAGGTGAGGTGTCGTGCCGCTAGGCCCCCAGACATAGATCGGCCCATCGGCTCGCCCCACCTTCGAGAAGCTGCCGCTCAGGGTCAGAATGTCGCCCATGTGGTCGGCGTGCAGATGGGTGATGAACAGCTTGTCGAGCAGGTTTACGGGCAGTTTCAGGCTGGCATAGTTGATCAGGGAACCCGTTCCCAAGTCGAACAGCAGCAGGTCGCGCTGGGGATTACCAATCTCCACCAGGATGCTCGGTGAAGCCTGGGCACGGGTCGGCCAGGGATTGCCGCTGCCCAGTACCGTCACCCGCAGTTCGCCATCCTCAAGCGCCTCCTCTCCCGGAATGAACACCTCAGCGTATTGCCGCTTGGGGGTGCCGATGATAGGTGTCAGGGTCATTGCCTGGGTGCCGCCCAGATAAGCCAATGTTGGCAGGGTAGGGGCTTCGCCAGTAGTCTGGGTATCGATATTTGTTGTATCAGTGTTTGTCATAGTAGTTCTCGTAGTTAGATATAGTGGAGTAAAATCCCAGGTCACGCTTGGGTAACTCAGAAGGGACTAGCCTGAAGATGCCTGCTCGCCAAATACAGCCGCAGCGGTCTTGACCGCTTCCAATGCGGCGGGAAAGCCCGCATACACGGCCATTTGCAAGATGATTTCCAGGATTTCGTCCTGGGTGCAGCCCACGTTCAAGGCACCTCGGATGTGGTCTTTTAACTCGGCCTGTGCATAGCCGAGCACCGTGAGAGCGGCGATCGTGAGCATTTCCCTCGTCTTCAGATCCAGACCAAGGCGGGGGTAGATATCGGCAAACGGAAACTCGGCCAGACAGCGCGCTAAATCTGGGCTGGTCGCTGCCAAACTCTGCAAGGCGGCATCTATGCCTGGGCCAAATATTGTCCGCATCGTGGTTAAACCACGGTCATATCGAGTGTCTTCAGGCGGCATCGTGAATCTCTCCGGGGGTAATGATTTAGTTAGAAGCGTTGGCAGCCATCAGTGGTACTTTTGCAACAGTTCACGGACAGGCCAACGGCTGGGTAGCAGTTTGCCCACAGGTTCCGCAAACCGACAGCGGAGGGTTCCCAGGCAATCGAAGGTAATTTCGATGTCTGCACCTGGGTCGATGAAGTCATCGTGGTCGCAGCCCGTGCAGTCTGGAATCGTCCCGAAGCCCATCACGGCTCCTGACTTAATCGGGGCGATGAATTGTAACCAGGCAAGGATGTCGTCGGCTTTGTGGCTGATCTCAGCGGTCGATCCCTGGTACTTGACCTGACCATTGACCACAACCGTCACCCCCAGGTTGTAGGGATCGCCCACTTCATCAACCGTGACCAGGTATGGCCCCAGTTGATTCCCCTTAGCCATGTCCTTAGTCAGACAGAACCCTCCCACAAACTCCAACGCCTGAACGTCGCGGGCAGAGATGTCATTAAAGATGCAGAAGCCTGCCACGGGCTGCTTTTCATTGCCATAGACCACCGCCAGTTCTGGCTCAACGTCTAGCCGCGAGGTGTAGGCGGGCCAAGGAATGGTGACATCGTTGCCGACGATCGTGTTCATGTTGCCCTTGTAGTAAGACAGGGCTTCGGGTTGTCCGGGAGGAGGTGGAGCTTTGGGAGCCATGACCGCCTGAGCAAAGGCTTTCAGCAGCGCCGAGGTCTGGGGGTTATCCTGCTCATACTTGCCGATAATCTCGCCAGAATTCTTCATGTGCCGAGGGGTCAACCCAAAGTCAAACAGAGCCGCGACTTCGATCGGCTCCAGCAGTTGCACTGCATCTAGGGGGAACGCTTCCCCCCCGCCCAGATCGCCCAGGTGCTGTTCGCCCCAGGTCAGCAATTCCTTAGCCACCTGTTCGCTTTCCGGCAGACCCGCTAGGTAGGCGCGGCTATCGGTGAGGTGTGGGGAAGCTTGACCCCGGTGGTGTTGCAGCGCCGCAAAGGACACCGCCTGATTGTCGATGACCAGGCCAAACTGCGGCATTGATGACGCATCAGTCTTAAAACGAATGAGTTTCATAGTGTTAATCCGATATATGTACTACTTCGGTATAGATTTGCAGCAGATTAGTATTCGATTTCGATCCCTTTAGCTTTGGCAACTTTGTAGATGGCATCGAAGGTGGCTGCCGTATCCCAGGGTTCATCGGCGGGTTCGTTGCGAAACTCGCGGTAAGCACGCTCCACGTTCATGTAGAGGCGGGCGGGGGCGCGCCACTCCCCGTAGGGGCCAAATTCAATGCGCTTAGCCGCTTCCAGGGCGGACATACCGTCGTCAAAGCACTTTCTCGACTCATCCCGCACATATTCGAGGTATTGCTTCATTTCAATTGCCCCTTCCACTCCGCAGAGGGGGCCATGACCGGGCACAATCACCTTCGGTTCGAGTTCAATCATCAAATCGAGGCATTGGAACCACTTTTCAAAGGAGCCAGTCCAACCCATCGGGGTACATTGCCGGAACAGCACATCCCCCGCAAAGATTACCCCTTCCTGGGGGACGTGGATGATGGTGTCTCCGACCTGGTGACACGGCCCCACGTAGATTAGATGCACCTCAGTGCCGTCGAGATCCAGTTCGTAGCGGGTGTCGAACAGGGTGGTGGGCAGCACCAGTTCGATGCCGTCGAAATTGTAGTCTTCGACCAATTGCTGCCCCGCTGCCAAAACGCCAGGGTGGAGGGCTTTGAGCACGATCCGCTTGAGCAAATTGCCCACGCCATGCAAGAGTTCCTGACTTTCCTCTGGTTCGGCGACCTGTCTCATGCGATCGGGCACCGAACGGTGGGCGATGATTTCGGCCCCTTCAAACAGTTGATTGCCCCAAACATGGTCGGCATCTTCGTGGGTGTTGATAACGCGATCGGGCATGGCGGGCCACACCTGGCTAAACAAATCGATCATCCTCTGGGCATGGGGCAGATCTGATTGGGTGTCGATCACTACACCCCCGCCTCGGTTGATCAGCCCAGAGTTGGCATCACACACCCGATTTTTTTCGTTGAGAACGGCGTAGCAGCTATTGCTGACTTGTTGCATTTCCATAAGCAGAACTCCTTGTGAAGCGAGATTGTGGCGATCGCAATGAGTCTTTTGATAAGTTATTGGTTGGATGACGGTTGGCGACGCTGGCTTAGTAGATAGCCCAATGCCCCTGGCATCGCCAGCAACGTGATCAAAATCGTGGTTGATGCACTCAGGCGGCTGGAAAGGGTGCGGGCTGGTTCCAGTCCATCTATAATGAAGCGCCCAGTAACAACGACAGCAAAAAGCCCTACGGTAACGGCACTGAGGCTAGAGAGAAAGTCTTTGAGGGTGGGCAGGTGAGCATGGGGAAGGCGACGACCCAGCAGCACCCCAGAGATGAACCCTGCCAGGGCTTGGCCTACTACCATAATGAGGCGCAGATGTAGATCGATCGGCTCTTTTTCGGCGGCTAAATGTTCGGCCATGATGCCGCCCAGACCAATGATGATGCCCGCGATCGCCCCCACCCCAATCCACCAGTACAACGGATTAGAGATATAGGCACAAGCCACAATTAAACTAGCCAAGCCAATGGAACTCACCATAGTAGCATGACCAATAGGCAACTGGGTGATGACCATCAGAGTGAGGGCGACACCGACCAGAGTACCAGCCAGCAGGAGCAGTGATTGTTGGGGTCCAGAGACTTTGGGATAGTTTTGCATAGTGCTTGCTTCAGGGGAATAAAACCCCGATTTCTGCTGTAACCAATGCCAGTACCAGGCAAGAGTTGTGAAGAAATCGGGGTTCTGGATGGGTTTACTGCCGTGCCATTGCCACTCTCAGCCGTTCTTCTGGGTCAATGAAGTGATCGTGGTCATCCTTACCTACGTCAAGCTGTACCCAGTGAATTTTGCCTGTGAACTTGCTGCTATGGGCAGTGTAATCGGGACTGACGGTAGTACCTGATTCATAGCCGATGTCAGTAGTCTCGTCTGCTGAGAAAATCATGGCTTGGGTTGCCTCGACTCGCCCGCTACCCACTGATTGACCGTCATAGTACAGGGTGACATTGCCGCCCTTGCCTATACCGCCGCCATCGTAGGCAAACTCCATGCGTACCTGATGTTTTCCTTGAGGGATGGAAGATGTGGCTTCGGTAGGAAACTCATGGATGCCCAGCACGTTATAGGTAAACTTGAGCTTACCGTCCTTGGTATAAACACTCCAACCGCCAAACCTCCCACCCTGAGCAACGATCACGCCGTTGGCGGGTTTGTCTTTCACCTCGATTTCGGCGGTGATGGAGAAGGATTTGTTTTTAATGTTGATGACGCTGTTTTCAGATAAGCGTCCCATTCCAGCGAAGAAGATTTGCGAGTTACCGTGAACGAGTGAGGGTCTTCCAGCAGTAGTCGGATCGACCCGCTCCATTTGGCGATCGTCCAGAGGCAAAACATTATACTTCACTGCCTCAATTAAAAACTGACGTTGTAATTCGCGCAATTTATCCGGCATCTGTTGTGAGAGATCGTGAGCTTGCGACCAATCTTTGCTGCCGTCGTACAGTTCCCAAACGTCTTCATCGAAGGGTACCATCTTTTGTCCTACCATCACCCAAGGAGTACGATGCTTGGTGATAGCACTCCAGCCTTTGTAGTAAATGCCCCGGTTGCCAAACATCTCGAAGTACTGCACATCATGCTGTTCGGGAGCATTGGCATCGTTGAAACTGTAGACCATGCTGGTGCCTTCGTAGGGGCTTTGCAGTACGCCGTTGACCATCGTTGGCTCAGGGATACTTGCAATCTCCAGAACTGTTGGTGCAACATCAATTACATGACTGAACTGGTTGCGAATGCCACCTTTTTCCTGAATCGCTTTGGGATAGCGAACGATCGTACCATTCCGAGTCCCGCCCCAATGGGAAGCAACCTGCTTTGTCCATTGGTAGGGTGTATCCATCGCCCAAGCCCAACCGACAGCATAGTGGTTGTACGAGTCGGGCGAGCCAAAATCATCTAGTTTCGACAACATAAACTCAGGCGTTTCCAAGGATGCCATGCCGTTGAAATTCGCCATTTCGTTAAATGCGCCCTGGTGGGTGCCTTCAGCAGATGCGCCGTTGTCACCGATGATGACGTAAATGAGTGTGTCATCCAGAATCTCTAGATCTTCTAAAGCTTGGATGATTCGTCCAACGTGATAGTCAGTATGTTCCAAGAATGCTGCATATACTTCCATCTCCCGTTCCAGCACGGGCTTCAGTTTGGGGTCCATGTCATCCCAGGCGGGAATTTCGGCATGGCGCGGCGTGAGATCTGCATCTGGGCTAATCACTCCCAGTTCTTTCTGTTTGGCGAAGGTGATTTCTCGCTGTTTGTCCCAACCATGAGCAAATTTGCCTTTATACTTTTCGATCCACTCCTTCGGTACATGGTGGGGCGCGTGGCAGGCTCCGGGAGCGAAGTACATGAAGAAGGGTTTATCGGGCATTAGGGCTTTTTGCTGACTCACCCAAGCGATCGCTTTATCTGCTAAATCTTCGGTGAGGTGGTAGCCGTCTTCGGGGGTTGCCGGGGGTTCGATCGGGATTGTCCCTTCATACAAAGCGGGGTCCCATTGATTGTTCTCACCACCAATAAAACCGTAGAAATATTCAAACCCACCACCACCTGTGGGCCAAGCATCAAAGGGCCCCATTGGTGAAGTTTGCCACACGGGGACTTCATGGCACTTACCAAACATTGATGTTGAGTAGCCATTCAGCTTTAGAGTCAATGCCAGGGGTGCTTTAGTATTGGGACGCACAGAGCATTGACCGGGGGCAGCAGTAGCGGTTTCGGTAATGTTGCCCATGCCGACTGAGTGATGGTTGCGTCCGGTTAGCAAGGCTTGTCTGGTAGGAGCACACAGCGCAGTGGTGTGAAAGCGGGTATATTTTAGTCCCTCCGCTGCCAGTTTCTCAAAGGTGGGCGTGTTGCAAGGGCCACCAAAGGCACTGGAAGCCCCAAATCCTACATCGTCGAGCAGGACGATCAGCACGTTGGGCGCACCTGCTGGCGGACGCAAATCTCGAATTGGGGGATAGTGGGTGTCGGGGTTCTTGGCATCGTAGGTGGTTAAGCCAAAGTGGGTTTGGTCAGGAATTGGCAAAATTTGACGTTGAACCTTGTCGTTTTGTGACATTTGGAATCTCCTATTGTGACTTTCTGAATTCACTTAAAAACAGAAATGGCAGATGCTAAGCTAAGGCTTTGCGATCGCTTCCAACACTGCAATCTGAGCGTCTTGGGGAAGCGTTTCTAAATCAGTTTTGGTATGATTCAACTTAGTTTCAATTGCTGTCAATTGCTGAGGCAAAAATTCACAAAGTTGAGCAAATTTTGGCTCCATTAGTGGAAGTTGTTCAAAGATAAATTTGCTGGAACTTTGCCAAACTAAAAGCTTTTTTCATCTGCAACTAAGTTTCGTTTACGCCAAGTTGTATAAGGAATGGAAACGATCGCAGCAATCAAAGCATAAGTAATCAGGGTGTTAATAATTCCACCTTTGACATAATCCAAGTTTGGGAAGTTCAAGGTGACAAGTAAAAGCGCTAATCCAGCATTGCGAGTAACTGTTGCATAAGCTAGAACAGTTTGATTTTCTACATGAGATCCACCCAAGAAATGACCGCACGCTAGGGAAGCAATAGCGATCGAACCCATTGCCAAATAAGCGGGAAATCCGGCATTGACCACTTTCTCTAGGGAGACAACGAGTAAGACAATTGCTAGCAGCAACAGCAGAAATTTGGCAATTTTAGTCATGGGTTCTAACAGGTCTTCTGCTACTTTGGGAGCATATTGAGCCAATAGAACTCCTAATCCCATTGGTAACACCTGAGCAAAAAAGATTTGTTTAGCAATTTCATCTGGTGATAACCATGCTTGGTTGGGATAAAACTGCGCCAGAATTACAGCAATTAAGGGAATACTAAAAATTGCTAAAACGCATACTGCGAATTGTAGACTGGCAACAAATTTTACATTTCCGCCTGCTTTTATACTCTTAAATGGAATCATTGGTGCGCCGGGACAAGCTATCATTGCTCCAATACCAATGCGTTCTGGTACTGTTAAACCGGGAATAAATAGGGCTAATATTGCGAATAAGGGAACTGCAACAAATACTGAAAATAGCGATCGCAAAAGTAGAGATGGTTGCTTCCATAACCAAACTACATCCTCAAACGTCCAATGAATTCCCATTGAAAACATCAAGGCAAAGAGGGTTAGTTTGGCATAGTTGCTAAATAAAGTTCCGATCAACTCACGGGTGGGATTGGGTGGTTCAGATTGATCGGAGATGCCTGGAATCTGACGAGCAATCTCAATCTGGTTACTGACTTGTTGATAGACTACAGTTCCCCCCTGCAAAATGATTAATTTTGAAAAGCCTTGGGGGTTAATAGTAACAGTAAATTGTTGATTTCCTATTGTGGCAATGTATTTCGTTTGGTCTTTTTTCGGGTTGTTTGCTGGAGTAATGGAGACTGGAACTTTATTTAATTTTTGTGTTTGGTTGGCTTTGTCATAAATATTGAGATAAGCTCGATCTCCTTCTCGAAATACTCTGACTGCATAGCGATCGTTTTGGAACAATAAAGCTGTATCTGAGGTTGGGATTTGAGAAGATGCAGGTGAAGTGATTGAGGTAGGTTGAGCCGAAGTTGGAACTGGAGACTGCGCTATAAGTTCCTGAGCACAAGCTTTCTGATTTATTGCTGAATCAGGGTTAGTTATGGCAGAAGATGCGATCGTCAATGAGTGCAGTGTCCCAACCAAAATCATTGTGAAAACAGCAAGAAAAGTTATCAGAAAACCCTTGCTAGAAGCTTTTTTACAAATAAGATGCGACTTGAAGAACATAAATTTGCTCCGAGATTGTCTGTTTGATCGGACAAATTAGGGTAACAAGCTCATTCCTACCTAAAGCACATCTTAAATTTATGAACAAGTACAGCCCAAGTTCTTGTCATTTCATGCCAAACTTTTGGAGAAAGTAGAGAAATTCTGAGAAAAATCTATCAAAACAGTAAAATATAGCACCTATTTTTTGAACCGTCTGATATTTTTGAAGATTTATGACAATTTTTTTTGTCACTTGATGCCAATGCTATATTTTTACGAAAGAAGAAAAAATGAATTCAGATTTCTACATCTACCCAAGTAAATAACTTTTTTTAACAACTGTCATTTATCTGTCTTTCTAATATTTATGAAATTCATACCTCTCGTTCGATCGAGTGCAGTTTTGCCATTTGTTAAATTTCTCAATCATATTGGCGCACCCAGCGAGCGTTACTTAAAACAAGCACATTTACCGATTTTTAACCTAGAAAATTCAGAGAATCTAGTCTCTTTAACTCAAGCTCTTGCTTTTCTGGAACTAGTTACTCGAAAGGAAGGAATCAAAAATCTGGGGTTCATGGTCGGTCAAAAAACTTCAATTCCTCAGTTTGGTAATTTAGGTTTATTGGTATCTCAATCGCTGACACTGCATGACGCGCTTTGTAAGCTTTTTAAGCTCCATAGTACGTTGAATTCTGGCGAAAAAATTTGGCTAACTGAAGACAATAACTACCTTTGGCTAAACCATCAATATACTATTCCCGATCATATTTATGCTGAACAGGGAATAGGTTTCGCGCTCGCAATGTACATCAATATCATTGGTTTAGCAGCTGGATCAAATTGGCAGCCCGATCGACTCTATTTACAAGGCAGTAAAAACAAATTTTTTTTGCAGCTAGATTGTTTATCTAATACTCAGATTTACTTCCACCAACCCAACAATGCTTTTCGTTTCTCCAAAGATTTGTTGAGTAAACCTTTAATTCGCTCAAAGATACCTTTTACTTCTCACAATGTAGAAGAAGATTTAAAGTTAACAGCCCCTAGTACTAATTTTACTGATTCACTCCGTCAATTAATTTTGCTCCTTTTACCTGAAGGTTATCCTACTCTTCCCATTGCCGCAGAAGCAGCAGGTACAAGCATTCGCACTTTTCAAAGGCTATTGGAAAAAAGTAATCTTAACTACTCACAGTTAGTTGAACAAGTCAGATTTGACCAAGCGGTACATCTGCTGAAAAACCCAACTAATCAGATGATTAATATAGGATTTGATTTAGGTTATACCGATGCTGCTAATTTCACGAGGGCATTTAAGCGATGGACAGGTGTTTCACCTCGTCAATTTCGTAACTTGCATTTGCAGTCTTGAAGAGCTAAGTGGCATTGAAT
This window contains:
- a CDS encoding AraC family transcriptional regulator encodes the protein MKFIPLVRSSAVLPFVKFLNHIGAPSERYLKQAHLPIFNLENSENLVSLTQALAFLELVTRKEGIKNLGFMVGQKTSIPQFGNLGLLVSQSLTLHDALCKLFKLHSTLNSGEKIWLTEDNNYLWLNHQYTIPDHIYAEQGIGFALAMYINIIGLAAGSNWQPDRLYLQGSKNKFFLQLDCLSNTQIYFHQPNNAFRFSKDLLSKPLIRSKIPFTSHNVEEDLKLTAPSTNFTDSLRQLILLLLPEGYPTLPIAAEAAGTSIRTFQRLLEKSNLNYSQLVEQVRFDQAVHLLKNPTNQMINIGFDLGYTDAANFTRAFKRWTGVSPRQFRNLHLQS